gattcagcttgTGTCATTTTACTGAAAATGGCTGATGTGGCACTTTCGTTCCTCTGATTTAATACATCACTTTCTTCAGAATCTTctacctttttacccattctaaggCAGACCTCTGAACCATATAAAAGCTTCTTTTTATCTTTCTTTCCACAAGGAGAAAGAGGGAGAGATTTTTGGCAAGAAAGGGAGAGAGGAAGAGAAGCACGTGAGACAATTTTGCAGCAGCAGCAGAGGACATTTTCTGCAACTCTTCAGCGGCAGATTCTTCATCATTTTACTGGGTTTTTctgttccttagcttagattttcattatttcttcatttctatacttgggtttgtcttgaaaccatgatttgtgagtagatctttgagattctagagatgggtttgtaaatattgctttgtattgtggtttttgaactgatttagtcatttaaatgagatttgctgcattttaatttatttcttgtgagcttgttgccttgcttgatgaatgggccttgtattgtggtttttgaactgatttagtcatttaaatgagatttgctgcattttaatttatttcttgtgagcttgttgccttgcttgatgaatgggccctcattaagttaagttttaatctttgacagatggactgaaaagtgagtGTTTGGGATAGATAAccttgcaataaacttagttttcttagtgttagagataagctaagaggattaaggggactttctaaaatcaattagagctttaattgggtttttgttaggtttgaaataccgtgaaaacagggtttgatttaatgaataccaactttgaaatgcttgaaaaaggtttcaaagaactaagaattgatttccctcaaaattgcaattctcatgtgtttggctaaattagggataaaccacatgcaaacaatattgaaaaccctatctctgtaatcactttaatttttattgaatttagatttaattcctcccaatttcataattagcaatttcaatttaaattttgataatctagtttaattaatttagttaattgttcgatttagtttaaattcctcaaataccaattttaattttaaatttcatttttgatatctttaaattttaccattctaattagcttatcctttatttccaatttaagcataaTTCCCTATGGGaacgatattatttttaaaactatactactgtgactcgTGCACTTGCGGAAGCTACTTCACAGCTAGCACATCAACAAGGCTTTAACTTTCATTCATCAAGCTGTTTCAGATTCAATTTTTCTAAGAATAGTTGGTGCCCAAATAGCCAAGGAAGCTTGGGACAAGCTCAAAGAAGAGTTCTAAGGGAGTGAGAGGGTGAGATCAGTCAGGTTGCTCACTCTTAAAAGGGAATTCGAGATGGTCAAAATGAAGGATGGTGAATCAGTAAAAAATTACTCTACCAAACTAATGGAGATTGTGAATCAAATGAGGCTTTTTGGAGAAGATTTTCCAGATGGAAAAGTTATGGAGAAGATCATGATTTCTTTGCAGATAAGTTTGAAGCAAAAATTTCTGCAACTAAAGAGTCATGTGACTTGAAGAGACTCATAATTGCAGAGTTAATTAGCAAACTTCAGGCTCAAGAGCAAAGAACTTCAATAAGAAATGAAGAAATTATTGAAGGAGCCTTCCAAGCTTTCTAAGCCAAGAATAAAGGAAAAGCTTCATCAAGCACAAAGGAAAATGAAGCTAAAAATAGAGATGGtagtgagaaaagaaaatttccacCTTGTGGCACTTGTGGGAAGACAATTCATAGTGAAGATAGATGCTGGAAAAGGGTTCAAtgcaatttttgcaaaaagcaAGGTCACATTGAAAGATTTTTTAAAGCAAAGCAAAATCAATCTCAATAGCAACCTGCTCAACAAGCAAATTTCAGTGAAGATCAACAAGAGGCTGAAGAATTCTTATTTTTTGCATCTCAAGTTTGTGAGTCACCAGAGAAGTATATTTGGAATGTTGACAGTGGCTGTACAAATCACATGGCCAATGATGCAAGTTTTTTCAACTTTTTGGATAGATCTGTCAAGACTAAAGTGAGAATGGGAAATGCAGAAATTGTAGAAGCTGAAGGAAGATGTTCAATTTCACTTCAGACAAAGAAAGATATGAAGCTCATTTCTGATGTATTGTTTATTCAAAGCTTGATCAAAATCTTCTTAGTGTTGCACAAATGATAAAGAAGGGATACTACGTGGTATTTAAAAGGGATTTGTGTTCCATTTATGATTCACACGATTACAAGGTTGCTGAAGCAAGATTGGAGAACAATAGCTTTGTTTTAAATTTGAAATCTGATGCATTTAGTGCTGAAGCTAATGAAATATCTAATTGTTATAATggtgaaaataaaaagaaaactttAGTAAAGAAAAGTGATTCTATGGGTGTTGAAACAAAAGAAGGGCAATGCAAAGTAGCTGTTTCTGATGCAATTTTTGATATTAAAGGCTCAAAATTAGAATTTTTGATAAATCAAGAAGGAGTCTAAGAAGATTAAACCAGCtgcaaaatttccaaatgacaaGGGTAGAAGAATGGTTGCTGCCTCAAAAACAAATCAAGTTATTTAGTCCAAGAAGAATTTAGCAAAGCAAACTGAAATTTGTTATACTTCTAGCagcaaaaattattttgtttcagTTGCAGGAATTCATACAAAGCATGGGAGAATCAAGCAAGAGAAGTTTCATCTAATCAAAGAAGCTAAGAAGAATTATTTTTGTGGAGCTGGTTGATCTGAATTCAAATTTAAAGAGTTAAAAGTAAAGTTTAGATTCTTCAAGAAAAATCTCAAGAAGAAAGAGTGTTGCGGTATTGAGATTTTTCTAGAAGATATGAAGATCTTTttctttgcattttgtaatcCTCAAATTCTGTTGTCAAACTTATTAGGTGTAAGTATATGTCTTTCCTTGATTTAAGGAGATTGATTAGAAAGAAGTTGAAACTTGTTGTAGTGGCTATGAATCTTGCTTTTTGTACTACTTTTGCTGCTATATAAGAAACCTAATTTAATGAAATGTGTGTGTGTGAATTTTGCAATTTTATCCTTCTGTTGTGTGAGGTAGAGAACCTCTGTTTTCTTTGTGAATTTGCTGTGGGAAAAGCCAACAGCTAACCCCTAGAAAGACCACTCAAACTCTTCAAATGAGAACATGCAGATCCACTTATAGCTGGCTTGCATCAACAAACAAGCTAAAGATAGAAAGTGGTTCTCCTCTTGGAAAAAAAAACATCTTCGATAAGCTTGATTGGCCACAAAACAAACTAAAAATTATTTACAACCCTGCCTGCAGATAGGGAGGGAAAAACCACACTTTGAAGAGGGGGAAAGCGACCCCTGCTTGGAGGGAGTAGGGGCAACTGTAGTTGACAGCAAAGATGAAAGGCTAAAACCTCAAAAGCAAAACACCCTTGAGAGGAAATTGGGAGTCGCCATTCAGCCATTCCAGCCAATGATTGAAAAATATGCAAAACTCCTAATTGATTATAGCTATTTATATGCTAATTAAGATCTAtagtttattaataaatttttttaaagaaatcctTATTTACAACTCACTACAAGTACATGAAAATATTGGtaataaaataattagaaaaattgaagatttttgTCCAAACTTAATCcatcataaaattaaaatataaaaatatatgagactcatatatttaatatgtgtatcttattatatattttatgttttgcGTTTATGATGAATcgaatttaaataagaaaaatcctAAAGAGAacttatatataaatcatttgtcTAATAGTAATtccttctaaaaaaaaaaaaatcttggaaTAATCTCACTCAAGATTTTTCTGTTTCATGGTAGAAATGAAAACCATAaaaatttatttgtttttttttttcctatttagaTGTTCTCTTTTTGATGAGAAATATTTATGTTAAATAATACTAAagtcatttttaaaattataaaaatttaaatttaatttttttaaaaaaaatcattttgcaAAGGTTgacattttttttcttaaatttatgagaccaattggagcttGTCTCAATTAGTATATGCTTGCGCATAGGAATGTTTAACATACCAATGAAATTCTTAACCAATAGCGTAGCTTGATTAATGCCTAAAGATATTGTTCTTAATTGGTTTCATCAACTTATTATTATTCTAGGAATGAAAGACTGGACTCCTCAAAGTTAGATCACAAGAAAAACGATTTTAGAAATGTATTTTAGTGAAGTGCCTTGAGAGTTAGAAGAGGAGATTATAATTCTTCATCCTATAGAAATGTTGCATATAGTCCAATCTACATGAATATCAGATTCTGAATACCACAAGCTTAGCTTATCGTAAATACATCTTTCAAGTTTGGATTGATCTCAAATTCGAGTTCCCTTTTCTatcttttatgaaaaaaaaaaaaagaatatatgaGATTGGAGAAGTTGTTTTCTTTAATCAATAAAGGGCTTTCTCTCATTTGTTATGGGGCTTTCTCTCATTAGATATCGGTCTAGGTTGGCCACATTTTGATTTAGAGAGGCTAATGGTGAAAACCATAAAAATCTATTTGCTTTTTTTTTCCCCCTATTTAGATGTTCTCTTTTTGATGAGAAATATTTATGTTAAATAATACTAAagtcatttttaaaattataaaattttaaatttaatttaaaaaaaaaatcattttgcaaaggttgacattttttttttcttaaatttatgagaccaattggagtttGGCTCAATTAGTATATGCTTGCGCATAGGAATGTTTAACATACCAATGAAATTCTTAACCAATAGCGTAGCTTGATTAATGCCTAAAGATATTGTTCTTAATTGGTACCATCAACTTATTATTATTCTAGGAATGAAAGACTGGACTCCTCAAAGTTAGATCACAAGAAAAACGATTTTAGAAATGTATTTTAGTGAAGTGCCTTGAGAGTTAGAAGAGGAGATTATAATTCTTCATCCTATAGAAATGTTGCATATATAGTCCAATCTACATGAATATCAGATTCTGAACACCACAAGCTTAGCTTATCGTAAATACATCTTTCATGTTTGGATTGATCTCAAATTTGAGTTCCCTTTTCTatcttttatgaaaaaaaaaaaaaaaagaatatatgaGATTGGAGAAGTTGTTTTCTTTAATCAATAAAGGGCTTTCTCTCATCTGTTATGGGGCTTTCTCTCATTAGATATCGGTCTAGGTTGGCCACATTTTGATTTAGAGAGGCTAATAGTGTGACTTTAGCCCCAGTTTGTTGTAATAGATAGTTTAATCAATGACCCGTTGGAGACATGGTTCAGTAGTGAATAAACAAGTTGGTGGAAACTATCAAACTGGGAAGTGCCACGACCAAGACCAACGTCACTTCTTTGCCATTTTGCAAGTTGAAGGATTCATTCTCAGCTCAAGTGCTTACAACATAGATGCTACGATCACCATCATCTCCGTCCGTTAGAACAAGTGAATACCATCTTACACCACACAATATATATTGTTTAATTACCGTCAAAATGGACCATCTAGAAGCCGTATGAATTTCCCGATTTCTCTTTCTGCCAAACATGAAACCAGAAAGTAAAAAAGTTGCAATTAGAAAAATGCGGAGATATATTAATTTATGGCACgatttttcattttaattcaaCTGTCGGAAGCAATCCTGATGTAGTGTAATTAGCACTTGTGTGACTAGCTACAAGCATCTTTTGATAAAACTAGGAAGAAATCAAGGAAATAGGACACCATTTGTGATAAGGCtggaattattatatataaataaattcagtGCTTGCATTCTTTGACCTTAAATGATCTCTCTCTAACAGGAATACTCTCACTTCCACTTTCACACAAAACCTTCTAGCTCGTTGTATCTATAAGTAACCCCCTTAGCTCTTGCATTTCGCCACACCAAAAGATATATACACATCTTCTACTAATCTTCATTTATATCTTCTTCCTTCATCTTTTCCAAAGGCTATATCATGGGCGTTGTTACTAATCAGACCGAGTTTCCTTCTGCAATTCCCCCAGCCAAGTTGTTCAAGGTCTTTCTCCTTGATGCCCACAAAACTATCCCTAAGATTGTGCCTCAGGCCATTAAAAGTATTGAGATCATtgaaggagatggagggtctggaagTATTAAGAAGACAACATTTGCTGAAGGTGATCAGTTTAGTTTCACTTTTGCACCTtattaaacatatatatatatatatatatatatatatatatatataaagattttGGATgaatttttatgtgtttttttgCACACGCTGCAGGGAAAGATATCAAATATATAAAGCACAAGGTTGATTTCGTAGATAAAGACAACTTCATTTACAACTACACTGCTATTGAAGCTGATCCATGGTTGGAAGGACTAGAGAAAGTTTCTTATGAGACCCAGATAGTTCCTTCTCCTGATGGGGGTTCCATCAGCAAGTGCACCACCAAGTACTACCCAAAGGGCGATAGCAAGATCGATGTAGACAAAATCAAGGAGGGCGAACTGAAAGCCAGTGGATTGTTCAAGGCTGTTGAAGCCCACGTCTTGGCGAATCCTGATGCCTATAACTAAATTATCAGTGTGCTAAGATAGTTTTCTTGTTTCCTACTTTTGCAACTACTTAAAACTGGCTATCatgttttctcttttattttcttttcagggCAACAGAAAGCCAGTGGATTGTTCAAGGCTATTGAAGCCCACGTCTTGGCGAATCCTGATGCCTATAACTTGCTAAGATAGTTTTGTTGTTTCCTACTTTTGCTACAACTTAAACTGGCTATCATGTTTtcgcttttattttcttttcgcgGCCAAAATTGCATTTGGCTTGGTAATAAAAGTTTGAAGTTGTGTGTTGAATGGATGGCTTGTATTGTACCATTAGTGAGTAATGCTATGATGaactcaaaataaataaatttataatactaAAACTTCTTTTCCTTCATAATTGATGGATGCATTCATTATTttttttgcatattattttttcAAATCCTAAGAGCTTGTAAGTTTCAGACAATATGCAGCTAAACAACATATAATTAAAAGGAAATTTTTAAATGCTTAATTAACGAGACTCattatgattttaattaaaattagaattaaagGACATTTATAGTCGGAGTAAATAAGAATTATTCTAATTAAAAATTTCTCAAATCTATAATTATTTATTGCAGCTGCGATTAAATACATcactattattttaaaaaaaaattacaccaCTATCTGTATATTTTCTTAAGAAATGTCAGACTGATTATAAGATACACTGAGAGCACTAAAAAATAGTATTTCTTCTCTCATAGAAAAGTGAGCACTCTGTATAGTATGGAAAGTGAATCCTAAATAATTGTAAGAGATAATGTATATACATTGAGTACATCTAATAATTTCTTGAAATGTCGTTGTCTATGCAAAAGGTGGGGATAGATTGTCCAAGTTATCATGTCATGGCCGGACAAGAAAACTTCAATTTGACTAGATCATTAAGGCAGAAGTTTGCAAAAGTTTATCAAAAACTGATGTCCATTTGAATATTTATAAAGACTAAGAACAGTGAGCGAGTCGGCCATCTGTTCATGAGCCATATTATTATTAGGTACTCAACctccttttcttttgttttttttttggttaaaattctttataaaattaatttagtccggttctctttttttctttcttcttttttttttttttttttcctttctttctaaaTTTTAGGTAGCATATTATCCTTGACATGCTGTAATTGATCATATCATACTATCCTGTTTGATTAGTAAAAGAGGAGGACGCTGGAAATGCTGTAAATTAGTGGCTGAAACCCAAAAAAAGAACATAAACTACTAAGCAAGAGAAAAGCAGAAGCATATATACTCTTCTCGAATTCCTCATTTGTCAAATCCCTTTTAGTCCTTGATCATCTCCAAAAGCATCTCAGCAGGTTGACTGCAAATTGGGCACCGATTGGTTTGAAACCTAAGAACCTGTGCACATCTGCTACATAAACACGTGTCGGCAAGCGAGAACAACTGTGTCCTGTGGTTCTGATAGGCAAATGACGCATAAATGTCCATTTTTATGCACAACCACATCTTCTTCAACAGAATTTTCAATCTGATATATCTCTTGCAGGTCACGCTTCACTCCGTTCTTCCACAGTGCTCGACTCACTATCCTTGTCCGGTACTCACTTTTGTTCTCGTCAAAGTCAAAGTGACACGGCCAGCATCACCTGAAAATCGCTGGTTCTCCCACATGATCCACTTTGTTTATTAGGAAATGTCTTTGCCTTCACTGCTAGAGGGTAGCCATAGGTACGAGTTACTTTCAGCAACTCTGTCTTCTCAAACATTGTAAGGTTAATTCCTGTTCCAGAAGGCTGTCTGAACTTCTTGCTCATACCTTGCTGGAAATTTACTGTCACTGAAGGAAGGAGCTTCTCCTCCATTGCTGTCAGGGGGCCATCCTTGCCTTCTTTTGCGAAGAAAATGATAGTGATGCTTCCATCCGCAGAAGCATCAAATTTAAACGACACAAGAAACATCTCTGGATGCTCCTCATCCAATTCCAGTCTTAAAGTTTTCtttcttaaattaataaaatttctcaACGTGGAAACTTTCCGGTGTTCTATGCAAGGCTCCTTCAGCAACTTCCTAGGTCCATAGAGGTTGCTGCATCCAGGTAAAGGCAAGGGATTAAGGGGCTTATGCTCACCTTGTGGGACTAGCGAAGGTAGTGGATAAACCCCCAAGTACAGGCCGTAAGGCACAGGTTCAGGAGTCGCGGTGTATCCAGACTGCGTGGAGACTGCGCCGGCTCCAATACCTACGAGGCTTGTTTAGAATGCAGCAATTGATATTACCCATGACGGTTTTCCTGTCTTAGTTTGCTGCTTTACATTTAGTAGAATTCCTCTTTATTTTATAGTAAACAATTTACAGTAACAACAAAGAAATGAAGGCAAAGTTCTGCTTTCCGGGAAAAAAAGGAGAGGGAAAATCAAGGTGGAGATTGTGTCTTATTTTGCATTTACAGGACAAATGAGAGGCGGGTCAAACGAGGAAGAGGAAATAGAAACAGAGAAAGGAGACAAAGGAATTCAGCTGGTAGCTAAATGGTGCCTGCTAGATTTCCAGTTTCATTTGCATCAACCGAGTATCCTATCCCATTTATCTCCAAGAACAACTTAATTTCTCCTTCACAAACACTACCTGTGTTTTCTGAGAATGAGTGGCTCCATCTGATTTGTGTTCAAGGAAAACCTCTGCTTTCACTGCTATAGACATCCACCTCACCCATTTCCAGAAGCCACAAGGCAGCCTCAACTTCTGGCCCATACTTAGTTAATTTctcatttaatatatatatatgttaatttctcatttaatatacatatatatatatatatatatatatttatatatacagaGAGAGataacataaaaaaatattaaataactatataatatatatatatataattaatagaaaatataaaatttattttagacTAATATCAAActaatatcaaataaaaaaaaattcaacagcgATAATTGATATGGGTAAagcttaaaacaatttttttaaaagaaaatgcaTTATTTTAGActttagaattaaaaaaaatgatttttttaaaattgaattttagcCTGCGTTTGAGAACCGGTGAACTCCAGCTAGACCAGTGTGGGACCCGGGTCCAACAGCCcaatatatattttgttaaatcacttattaataattgataaataattaatatatttaataaaaattaatttataaatatatttattataaaataattaaaatatataaaatgagatttataataaaattttaaaaattaaataaaaataatataataaaatatttaattaaattaatttataaatacataatttataaacactaaaataaaaaaaattaaattctctcaattgattttttttaattattaaaaataaataaattaatttacttttaaaatttataaatcgatttaactatattataaattaaacaaGGAATCTTTTAATATGCCATATAATTTCTCCAAATCCGGAGAAAACCTTGTAGTCTTTATTGGCTGGCGTTGCTCCCTTTGATTTCTCATGTGCGTGAGAAGACAAAttctaaatagaaaataaaagggTATTTTTTCGGTTGGTCGGTTGATtgactaaataaaatttttttgactTCATCGGAATTCTAAGCCAATTACCCATTGTTAAATGTTGCTTTCCTTCTAGACTACTCTTTTTGTTGGATTTTAAgggatttatattattattattattattattattattattgaaaaatatatataaattaaaaaatatttaatattaatttaaaatta
The Hevea brasiliensis isolate MT/VB/25A 57/8 chromosome 15, ASM3005281v1, whole genome shotgun sequence genome window above contains:
- the LOC110660261 gene encoding major allergen Pru ar 1, whose translation is MGVVTNQTEFPSAIPPAKLFKVFLLDAHKTIPKIVPQAIKSIEIIEGDGGSGSIKKTTFAEGKDIKYIKHKVDFVDKDNFIYNYTAIEADPWLEGLEKVSYETQIVPSPDGGSISKCTTKYYPKGDSKIDVDKIKEGELKASGLFKAVEAHVLANPDAYN